Part of the Mycolicibacterium mageritense genome is shown below.
CCGACCAGGAATCGCTGTGTCGCCAACCGCTCGGACAGCCAGTCGAGTGCCGTGAACAGCCGGTCGTAGGCGGCGTCGTAGGCCTCCTGTGACCCGGCGAACCCGCACCGGTACACGCCGTTGTTGACCTCGGTGTAGATGCGCTTGGCGACGCTGTCGATCTCGTCGCGCAACGGCTCCGGGTAGAGCTGCGGCGCTCCCTCGCGGTGATACTCGGTCCATTCGGTGGAGAAGTCGAGTGTCATCTGCGCGAAATCGTTGGTCACCACCGCACCCGTGGCGATCTCGACGAGCGCGGGCACCGTGATGCCCTTGGGGTAGTCCGGGTCGCGTTTGAAGTAAGCGTCCTGCAGGCGCGGTATGCGCAGCACCGGATCGAGCCCGTCGGGGTCGAGGTCGAACGTCCAGCTGCGCGCGTCGTGCGTGGGGCCGCAAAATCCAATGGACAGCGCATCTTCCAGGCCGAGCAGGCGCCGCACGATGATGGTGCGGTTGGCCCACGGGCACGCGCGCGCGACGATCAGCCGGTAGCGCCCCGGCTCCACGGGATAACCGTCACGGCCGTCGCGCGTGATGCGGGTCGTGATGTAGTTGGTGTCACGCTTGAATTCGCCGCTGCCGGCGGCCACATAGGTGCCCTGAGCCATGGCCCCAGTGTCCCCGCCGAAGGTGAACTCGCGGGTCGGAACACCACGAACTAGGCGTCGAGCTCCCGCGCGACGGCCTTGACCACCTCGGACACGCGGCGCGCGACCTTGCGGTCGGGGTAGCGCCCCTTGCGCAGCTCGGGCTGCACAGTGTCCTCCAGCAGCGTGATCATGTCCGAGACCATGCCGTGCAATTCGTCGGGCGTGTGCTTGTGCTCGGGACGCTCGGCCTCACGCCGGGACTTGGCCAGGCTCGGCGGCGGATCGATCAGCTTGAGGCTCAACGCCTGCGGGCCGCGGCGGCCTGCGGCCACCCCGAACTCGACGCGCTGACCGGCCTTGAGCCCCTCGACACCCGACGGCAACGCCGAGGACCGGACATAGACGTCCTCGCCCTCTTCCTGCGACAAAAAGCCGAAGCCCTTTTCGGCGTCGTACCACTTAACCCTGCCGGTCGGCACTGGTGCTCACCCGCTCGTCATCTAGCTCTTACACAAAGGAAGCGCCCCGCATGCGCCGGGACGCGATGTGCAGATCCTACTCGGCCCTCGCCACATCGTTCATCCCCATTACTCGGTAGGCTTGAAGTTCCGCTGGAGGAGAGATGCGCCTGGTACTCAATATCATCTGGTTGATCTTCGGCGGCCTGTGGTTGGCGCTGGGTTACCTGCTGGCCGCATTGATCTGCTTCGTCCTGATCATCACCATCCCGTTCGGGTTCGCGTCGCTGCGCATCGCGTCGTATGCGCTGTGGCCGTTCGGCCGCACGATCGTCGACAAGCCGGGCACCCGGCCCGGCGCCCTGGTGGGCAACATCATCTGGGTGATCCTGTTCGGGATCTGGCTGGCCATCGGTCACGTGGTGAGCGCCTTCGCCATGGCCGTCACGATCATCGGGATCCCGCTGGCGCTGGCCAACCTCAAGATGATCCCGGTGTCGCTGGTGCCGCTGGGCAAGGAGATCGTTCCGGTGGACGCCTTGAATCCGCAGCGAGCGGCCGTATGACGGTCACCGCACTCGGGCTGCCCACGGTGAGCCGGCCCGCAACCCCGGCTCCGGCCGACGGCCCCCTGATCGACACCTACGGCCGGGCGGCCACCGACCTTCGGGTGTCGCTGACCGACAAGTGCAATCTGCGCTGCACGTACTGCATGCCCGCAGAGGGCCTGAACTGGCTGCCGGGTGAGGCGCTGCTGAGCGCCGACGAGCTGGCGCGGCTGCTGCGCATCGCCGTGACGCGGCTCGGCATCAGGAGCGTCCGGTTCACGGGCGGTGAGCCGCTGGTGACACGTCACCTTGAGGAGGTGGTGGCCGCGGCCGCCGCGCTGACGCCGCGCCCCGAGATCACGCTGACCACCAACGGCATCGGCCTGGCGCGCCGCGCGGCCGGCCTGAAAGAGGCTGGGCTGGACCGCATCAACGTGTCCCTGGACAGTGTCGACGCCGCGCACTTCGCGCGCATCACGCGCCGCGACCGGCTGACCGACGTGCTCGACGGCCTCGCGGCGGCCAAGGACGCCGGGCTGGCTCCCGTGAAGGTCAACGCGGTGCTCGACCCGGTGTCCGGGCTCGACGACGCCGTCGGCCTGCTGCGCTACTGCCTCGAACACGGATACCAGCTGCGGTTCATCGAGCAGATGCCCCTGGACGCAGGCCACAGCTGGCGCCGCGGCGACGTCATCGACGCCGACCGCATCCTGCAGACCCTGCAGAGCCACTTCGAACTGCGGCCGGACAGCAAGCCACGCGGCTCGGCGCCCGCCGAGCTGTGGCAGGTGGCCGCGGGCCCGACGCATGCCGCGGGAACCGTCGGCATCATCGCGTCGGTGTCACACGCGTTCTGCTCGGACTGCGACCGCACGCGCCTGACCGCCGACGGTCAGATCCGCAGCTGCCTGTTCTCGACCGAAGAGACGGACCTGCGGGGGCTGCTGCGCGGCGGCGGGAGCGACGACGCGATCGAAGCCGCGTGGCGGGCCGCGATGTGGGCCAAGCCGGCCGGCCACGGCATCAACGACCCGAACTTCGTGCAGCCGACGCGGCCCATGAGCGCGATAGGCGGGTGACGATGACAGCGCAGACGACGGTCCAGGTGACCGTCCGCTATTTCGCCGCGGCGGCTGCCGCTGCGGGCGTCGAGACCGAAACGTTAGATCTCAGTTCGGGAACGACGGTCGCCGAGCTCGTCGAGCAACTCGGCAGGGGCAACGCGGCGTTGGCTCGAGTGCTTCTACGCTGCTCGTTTCTGTGCGACGGGATCGCGGTACGCGACGTGTCGAAGGTGATTGCAACGCCTCAGACCGTCGATGTGTTACCACCGTTCGCTGGCGGTTAAGGTGATTTGTGTCACATAACGAAATGGTCACAAGCTGGCTACGGCGCGGTGGACCGCGCGTCCGACCTGCGGAAACGCATCAGCAACCTGCACCTTTAATGCTCTTTTAAGTTTTGCCCGACACGAAAATTCCTAAACATCGAAAAGATGACGTGACCGCGGCGACCCGTTACCGTTCATTCCCAAGTCAACTGACCCTCATCGGCTGACCTGCCTCCCCCGATAGCGCCGAGCTCCATCCATCGGGCGGTGGTTAACGACGAACAACACGGATGGAGGCGGGGGACCCACCGGTCCACCGAAGTAATAAGGACCAGGAGCCGCTTGCGGCCCCTTGGGGTGAAGCCGTCTTCGTTTCGACGTCGACGGCCGGGCTACCTCTCCAGCCCGAACCCGACAGCTGACCTCGTGGGCGCATACGAGAGGATCTTCACGCTTATGAGTGGACGGCATCGCAAGCCCACCACGTCTTCATCAGCCAAGAATGTCGCCAAGATCGCCGTGACCGGCGCTGCGCTCGCGGGCAGCGGCCTCGCTTTGGCCAGCCAGGCGACGGCCGCGACAGACGGCGAATGGGACACCGTCGCCCGCTGCGAATCGGGCGGCAACTGGGCCATCAACACCGGCAACGGCTACCACGGTGGCCTGCAGTTCTCCCCCAGCACGTGGTCGTCCCACGGTGGCGGCGAGTACGCACCGGCCGCCTACATGGCCACCAAGGAACAGCAGATCGCGGTCGCCGAGCGCGTGCTCGCCAGCCAGGGCAAGGGCGCATGGCCGGTCTGTGGTCGCGGCCTGTCGGGCGCCACCCCGCGCAACGTCGTCGAAGAGCCGCAGCCGCTCGACGCTCCCGCCGTCAACGGCGAGCTGCCGCCGCCGGATCCGTTCGCCCCGCCGCCTCCGCCGGAGGCCGCCCCGTTCGACGCTCTTGCCGCGCCGCTGCTGGACGCTCCGCCGCCTGCTCCCGAGGCCCCGGCTCCCGACGCGCCTCCTGCCCCCGAGAACTGGGATCAGGGCCCGGCTCCCGCACCGGCAGATCAATGGGCTGCCCATGACGCCGCCCCGGCTCCGCAGGCAGCGCCCGTCAGCTACGTGGACCAGATCCAGCAGGCCATCGAGAACCACGGCCTCGACGGCAACGTCGACCTGCAGGCTGTGCTCGCACAGGGCTGATCCTCGGCTCCGTCGTTCTAGGCGGAGTTGACCCACTCATCGGTGCCGTCGGCGAAGTGCTGGTGTTTCCACACCGGTAACCGGTCCTTGACGGTGTCGATGAGACGGGCACAGGTTTCGAACGCCGCCCTGCGATGGTCCGCCGATACGGCGGCCACCAGGGCGGCGTCTCCTATGTGCAGGGTGCCGATGCGGTGACTGACCGCGATCGCCCGCACACCCTCGCTCGTCGCGGCGATCTCTGCGGCGACCTCTTCGAGGGTCTGCTGTGCCGTGGGATGCGCCGAGTACTCGAGCCTGGTGACGGAGCGCCCGCCGTCGTGGTCACGGACCACCCCGGCGAACCCCACGACCGCTCCGGCGGCCTCGTGGGCCACCAGCGCCTCGTACTCGGTCAGTTCGATGGTTTCCAGGGTGAGTTCCACCCGCACGACGACAGCGCTCATCGGTTGTGGTCCTTGCCGCTCAGCTGATCCAACGCGTGCTCCAGCACATGGTCGAGCACGCCGAGTCCATCTTTCACGCCGCCGGTCGAGCCCGGCAGATTGACCACAAGGGTGCGTCCGGCGACGCCGCACACACCGCGCGACAGCACCGAGGTCGGTACCTTGTGGCCGCCCGACCGCCGGATGGCGTCCGCCAGTCCGGGAATCTGGTAATCGAGCACCGACATCGTGGCCTCCGGCGTGCGGTCGGTCGGTGAGATGCCGGTGCCGCCCGAGGTGATGATCAGGTCGACGTGTTCGGCCAACGCAGAGCGCAGCGCCGACGCGACGGCATTGCCGTCGGGCACGACCACCTGTTCGGTGACGTCATAGCCGCGGTCGGCGAGCCAGCCGACGATGAGAGGGCCGGTGCGGTCGTCGTAGATACCTGCGGCGGCCCGGGTGGACGCGATCACAACCCGGGCCGAATGAGTCACTCCGTTGGTCTTTCCCACAACCCCGTTTTACCGCCTTCCTTGCGCACGACCTGGATCTGATCGATGCGCGCGGCGGGGTCAACGGCCTTGATCATGTCGTAGAGCGTCAGCGCCGCGACGCTGACGGCGGTCAACGCTTCCATCTCGACGCCTGTGCGGTCGGTGCTGCGCACGGTCGCGGTGATGCCCACCGCGGCGTCGCGCACGTCGAAGTCCACGTCGACACCGGTGAGGGCCAACTGGTGGCACAGCGGAATCAGGTCGGGAGTCCGCTTGGCCGCCAGGATGCCGGCGACCCGCGCGGTCGCAAGGGCGTCGCCCTTGGGCAGCCCACCGGACGCGATCAGCGCGACCACGTCCGGACGGGTCAGCAGGGTGCCTTCAGCGACGGCGGTGCGTTTGGTGACGTCTTTGGCGGTGACGTCGACCATGTGCGCCGCCCCGGACTCGTCGAGATGCGACAGTCCCACCGTTACCGGTTGACGACGGTGACCGGCTGGATGTAGGGCAGCTCGTCGGCCGGCAGCGGGAACGTCAGGTCTCCGAACGGAGACAGGGCACCGGTGCGGTCGGTCGCGAGCTCGCTGACGGCGTGATCGTCGCCGTCGCTCAGGACCGGCCAGCCGTTGTCGACGTAGTGCTTCTTGTTGTTGTCAGCCACGCCCCACATTGTGGCAGGCCGGTTGCGCGGTGGCGAGACCGGCGGGCTGCTTTACGCTGGTCAGCATATGACCGCCACCTCATCCGGCGTGCCGTTGGGCGCTTGGCTGGCCGACCTGGACGACGACGCGCTGATCCGTCTGCTCCAGTTGCGGCCGGACCTGAGCCAGCCGCCGCCGGGCACCATCGCCGCGCTGGCCGCCCGGGCCACGTCGCGGCAGTCGGTCAAGGCCGCCACCGACAGCCTGGACTTCCTGCACCTGGCGGTGCTGGACGCCCTGCTGGTGCTGCACGCCGACACCGGCGAGGTTCCGGTGACCGAGGTGACGACCCTGCTCGGCGACCGGGTGGACGAGACGCCCGTGCTCGCGGCGCTCGACGACCTGCGCGAGCGGGCCCTGGTGTGGGGTGACAGCGCGGTGCGGGTCGTGCCGGAGGCCGCCGCGGGCCTGCCGTGGTTTCCCGGCCAAGCCGTGGTCGAGGCGACCAACCACAGCGCCGACGAGATCGCCTCGCTGCTCGAAGGACTCGATCAGGCGCAGGGCGATCTGCTGGCGCGGCTGCTCGACGGATCACCGGTGGGCCGCACGCGCGATGCCGCACCCGACACCCCGCCCGACCGGCCCGTGCGCCGGCTGCTGGAGGCCGGGCTGCTGCGTCAGCTCGACAACGAGACCGTCATCCTGCCGCGCGTGGTCGGCCAGGCGATGCGGGGCGAGGTGCCCGGGCCGGTCGAGCTGACACCGCCCGAACTGAACCTCACCACCACGACGCCCGCCGACGTCGACGCGGTGGCCGCGGGCGCGGCCATCGACCTGCTGCGCGAGGTCGAACTCGTCATCGAAACCCTCGGCGGCACACCGGTTCCCGAGTTGCGCAACGGCGGTCTCGGGGTGCGCGACGTGAAACGGCTGGCCAAGACCACCGGCATCGACGAGCCCCGGCTCGGATTGCTCCTGGAGCTGGCCGCGGGCGCCGGCCTGATCGCGGCGGGCATGCCCGACCCCGATCCGGGCGAGGGCACCGGGCCGTACTGGGCGCCCACGGTCGCGGCCGACCGGTTCGTCGAATCCGCCACAGCCGCCCGCTGGTACCTGCTGGCGTCGACCTGGCTGGAGCTGCCGGCTCGGCCGGCGCTGATCGGCAGCCGCGGGCCGGACGGCAAACCCTTTGCCGCGCTCTCGGATTCGCTCTACTCGACGGCGGCACCGCTGGACCGCCGGCTGCTGCTCACGGTGCTCGCCGAGTTGCCGACGGGATCCGGCGTGGACGCCGCGGATGCGTCCCGGGCGATGATCTGGCGCCGGCCGCGGTGGTCGGCGCGGCTGCAGCCCGGCACGGTCGCCGACCTGCTGGCCGAGGCCCACACGCTCGGCATGGTGGGCCGCGGCGCGATCAGCACACCGGGACGGGCCCTGCTGGCCGGCGAACCCGACGAGGCCGTGGTGACGGCGATGTCGAAGGCGCTGCCCAAGCCGCTCGACCATTTCCTGCTGCAGGCCGACCTCACCGTGATCGTGCCCGGACCACTGGAACGTGAGCTGGCCGAGCAGTTGGCCGAGGTCGCCACGGTGGAATCCGCGGGCGCGGCGATGGTGTACCGCATCAGCGAGGCGTCGATCCGGCGCGCGCTCGACACCGGAAGCACCGCGAGCCAGCTGCACGCGTTCTTCGAGAAACACTCCAAAACCCCGGTACCGCAAGGCCTCACGTATCTCATCGACGACGTCGCACGCCGCCACGGGCAGCTGCGGGTCGGCATGGCGTCGTCGTTCGTGCGGTGTGAGGATCCGGCGCTGCTCGCGCAGGCCGTCGGCTCCCCTGCCGCCGAGCGGCTCGACCTGCGCCTGCTGGCGCCGACCGTCGCAGTGTCGCAGGCCCCGATCGGCGACGTGCTGGCGGCGCTGCGGGAGGCGGGCCTCGCGCCTGCCGCCGAAGATTCGACCGGCACCATCGTCGACATCCGGGCCCGCGGCGCCCGCGTCACGGCGCCGACCCGGCGCCGCGTGTACCGGCCCGCCACGCCGCCCACCGAGCAGACGCTCGGCGCGATCGTGGCGGTGCTGCGCAAGGTCGCGGCGGGCCCGTTCGCGAATGTCCGGCTGGATCCGGCGATGGCCATCACACAGCTGCAGGAGGCGGCCCTCGAGCAGACCTCGGTGGTGATCGGCTACGTGGATCCCGCCGGCGTCGCGACACAGCGCGTGGTGGCTCCCATCAACGTCCGCGGCGGTCAGCTCACGGCCTACGACCCGGCGTCCGGGCGCGTGCGGGAATTCGCGATCCACCGCGTCACGTCGGTCGTGTCCGCCGACAGCGATTAGCGCGCACCGAGACTGCCCTCAGGGACACGATGACCACGGACTTTGTCCCTCACTTCAGTTTCGGTGAGCAGTGCTGCCAGCGGCCGGCCACACCGATTCGGAATAATGGACGGGATGACTTGCCTGCGAGGAGCCCGGGATGACTGACGGCCCTCTGATCGTCCAGTCCGACAAGACGGTCCTGCTCGAAATCGACCACGAGCAGGCCGGGGCGGCGCGCGCCGCCATCGCGCCGTTCGCCGAGTTGGAGCGCGCGCCCGAACACGTTCACACCTACCGCATCACACCCCTGGCGTTGTGGAACGCGCGCGCCGCCGGTCACGACGCCGAGCAGGTGGTCGACGCGCTGGTGAGCTTCTCGCGCTATCCCGTGCCGCAGCCGCTGCTGGTCGACATCGTCGACACCATGGCGCGCTACGGGCGGCTACAGCTGATCAAGCACCCCGCCCACGGTTTGACCCTGGTCAGCTTCGACCGTGCGGTGCTCGAGGAGGTGCTGCGCAACAAGAAGATCGCCCCGATGCTGGGGGCGCGGATAGACGACGACACCGTGATCGTGCACGGCAGCGAGCGTGGGCGGGTCAAGCAGATGCTGCTCAAGATCGGCTGGCCTGCCGAGGATCTGGCCGGCTATGTCGACGGCGAGGCGCATCCGATCGAACTGGACCAGAACGGCTGGGCGCTGCGCGACTACCAGGAGATGGCCGCGGACTCGTTCTGGGCCGGCGGCTCGGGTGTGGTGGTGCTGCCGTGTGGCGCGGGCAAGACGCTGGTGGGGGCGGCCGCGATGGCCAAGGCCGGGGCGACGACGCTGATCCTGGTCACCAACACCGTCGCGGGCCGGCAGTGGAAGCGCGAGCTGGTGGCGCGCACCTCGCTGACCGAGAACGAGATCGGCGAGTACTCGGGCGAGAAGAAGGAGATCCGTCCCGTCACCATTGCGACGTATCAGGTGATCACGCGCCGCACCAAGGGCGAGTACAAGCACCTGGAGCTGTTCGACAGCCGCGACTGGGGCTTGATCATCTACGACGAGGTGCACCTGCTGCCCGCGCCGGTGTTCCGGATGACCGCCGACCTGCAGTCGCGGCGCAGGCTCGGCCTGACCGCGACGTTGATCCGCGAGGACGGCCGTGAGGGCGATGTGTTCTCGTTGATCGGGCCCAAGCGCTACGACGCTCCGTGGAAGGACATCGAGGCCCAGGGCTGGATCGCGCCCGCCGAGTGCGTCGAGGTCCGGGTGACCATGACCGACAACGAGCGCATGATCTATGCCACGGCCGAGCCCGACGAACGCTACAAGCTGTGCTCGACGGTGCACACCAAGATCGCTGTGGTGCGCTCGATCCTGGAGCGCCACCCCGGCGAACAGACCCTGGTCATCGGCGCCTACCTGGACCAGTTGGAGGAGCTCGGGCAGGAACTCGACGCCCCGGTGATCCAGGGGTCGACCAAGAACGCCGAGCGCGAAGCGCTGTTCGACGCGTTCCGGCGCGGCGAGATCTCCACGCTGGTGGTCAGCAAGGTCGCCAACTTCTCCATCGACCTGCCGGAAGCGTCTGTGGCCGTTCAGGTTTCGGGAACCTTCGGATCCCGCCAGGAGGAAGCGCAGCGGCTGGGCCGGCTGCTGCGGCCCAAGCACGACGGCGGCGGCGCGGTGTTCTACTCGGTGGTGTCGCGCGATTCGCTGGACGCCGAGTACGCGGCGCACCGGCAGCGGTTCCTGGCCGAGCAGGGCTACGGCTACATCATCAAGGACGCCGACGATCTGCTGGGGCCGGCGATATGACGGTGCAGCGCGTGATGCCGGTCCTCACGGTGTCCGACTTGTCTGTGGCCGAGGCATACGCCGAGACGCTGGGCCTGACGGAAGTGATGAACCACGGCTGGATCGTCACCCTGGCCGATGCGGAGCTTCGTCACCAGGTCAGCCTGATGACGAAGGACGCGACGGCACCGGTGAATCCGTCGGTCTCGATCGAGGTCGACGATGTCGACGCCGCGTATGCGGCCGCGGTCGAGGCCGGGCTGGAGATCGTGCATCCTCTCAGCGACGAGGAATGGGGGGTGCGGCGGTTCTTCTTCGCCGATCAGGCCGGCAACGTGGTCAACGTGCTGACCCACCGCACCTAGGCGTGCGGGCCCACCGTCTTCACGACGGTCAACAGCACCACGGAGTCCTCCAGCGCGTGCAGGCTGTGCCTGCTGCGCGGGATCACGATGTGGTCCCCCGGTGAACCTTCCCAACTGGCCTCGGAGTTCGCGAGCTTCACTCGGCCCTCGATCACCTGGAGCGTGGCTTCACCGGGGCTCTCGTGCTCGTCGAGATCATTGCCCGCGGTGAGGGCGATCAACGTCTGGCGAAGAGAATGTTCGTGGCCGCCGTAGACGGTGTGTGCACTGCGCCCGCTGCTGGCCGACCGGGCTGAGGCCAACTGCTGACGCGCGACCGCGGTAAGCGAGATCTTCTCCATACCTTGGATCGTGCCACCTTGCGCGCTCGAATTTCGGTGAGCCGGCACTTTGGCTCAGGGCATGAAGAAGTTCTGTGTGAACATCCGGTAGTTGTCCGCGTTCTCCCGCAACGTCGGGGTTTCGATCCACGAGTTGTACGGCTGATTGCTCATGCCGTTGAGGTAGTAGAAGTGGTCGGCGGTGTCGTTGTACGCGTGGGTCAACTCGTGGACGAGCACCCCCGTCTGCGCGTTCACCGACCATCCGCTGTTGAAGTAGCTGTCGCACAGGTTGATGTCATCGCCCCACGGGCCGACGACGTAGGCGGCGGCCTCGGTGCAGTGCCCGTCGCTGCCTTCGCAGTCGATGTCGAAGTCATCGGAGGTGATGGCGTCGAACACGTCCTCCAGCGTGGTCCAGATCTCCTCCTTGGAGCCCAGACTCGTCGAGTTGTCCGGCCCGCCGAACCAGAACTTGACCTGATTGCGGGTGGTCCCGATGCCGGGCAGCGTGGTCCCGGTGTAGTCGCAGGCCCACAGCATGAACACCTTGTCGCTGGCCTGCCCCGACGCCCGGAACGCGCGGCAGACGCGCATGCCCATGAGGTCGCGGCGCCCCTTCGAGCAATCCTCGTACTGCACCTTGACCGTTCTCGGGCCCGGCCAGGGGCCGCCACAGGTGTGATAGCGATTCACCGACGACAGGCCCGTTGGGTCGACGAACATGGTCGGGTTGTTGCCGGCATACGTGTACGCGTTGCCTCTGCTGCGCCCGTCCTCCCACGCCCCGGTCGGGTCCGCGGTGGTGAACCGGCCGGTCGCCGGCTCGAGGTAGCGGTTGCGCACGTAGTACAGGCCAGACTCGGTGTCGTAGCCGTAGCCCGCGAATGACACTGGCAGGGTGTCCTTCTGGGCCGTTTCGCCGAAGTCCCCGTACTCGTGGCCGCGCAGCACACCCGAGCC
Proteins encoded:
- a CDS encoding glutathione S-transferase family protein; translation: MAQGTYVAAGSGEFKRDTNYITTRITRDGRDGYPVEPGRYRLIVARACPWANRTIIVRRLLGLEDALSIGFCGPTHDARSWTFDLDPDGLDPVLRIPRLQDAYFKRDPDYPKGITVPALVEIATGAVVTNDFAQMTLDFSTEWTEYHREGAPQLYPEPLRDEIDSVAKRIYTEVNNGVYRCGFAGSQEAYDAAYDRLFTALDWLSERLATQRFLVGDTITEADVRLFTTLARFDPVYHGHFKCNRAKLSEMPVLWAYARDLFQTPGFGDTIDFVQIKQHYYIVHSDINPTQIVPKGPDLADWLSPHGREALGGRPFGDGTPPGPTREGERVLPGHSA
- a CDS encoding cold-shock protein, encoding MPTGRVKWYDAEKGFGFLSQEEGEDVYVRSSALPSGVEGLKAGQRVEFGVAAGRRGPQALSLKLIDPPPSLAKSRREAERPEHKHTPDELHGMVSDMITLLEDTVQPELRKGRYPDRKVARRVSEVVKAVARELDA
- a CDS encoding YccF domain-containing protein, whose amino-acid sequence is MRLVLNIIWLIFGGLWLALGYLLAALICFVLIITIPFGFASLRIASYALWPFGRTIVDKPGTRPGALVGNIIWVILFGIWLAIGHVVSAFAMAVTIIGIPLALANLKMIPVSLVPLGKEIVPVDALNPQRAAV
- the moaA gene encoding GTP 3',8-cyclase MoaA, which translates into the protein MTVTALGLPTVSRPATPAPADGPLIDTYGRAATDLRVSLTDKCNLRCTYCMPAEGLNWLPGEALLSADELARLLRIAVTRLGIRSVRFTGGEPLVTRHLEEVVAAAAALTPRPEITLTTNGIGLARRAAGLKEAGLDRINVSLDSVDAAHFARITRRDRLTDVLDGLAAAKDAGLAPVKVNAVLDPVSGLDDAVGLLRYCLEHGYQLRFIEQMPLDAGHSWRRGDVIDADRILQTLQSHFELRPDSKPRGSAPAELWQVAAGPTHAAGTVGIIASVSHAFCSDCDRTRLTADGQIRSCLFSTEETDLRGLLRGGGSDDAIEAAWRAAMWAKPAGHGINDPNFVQPTRPMSAIGG
- a CDS encoding MoaD/ThiS family protein, which codes for MTAQTTVQVTVRYFAAAAAAAGVETETLDLSSGTTVAELVEQLGRGNAALARVLLRCSFLCDGIAVRDVSKVIATPQTVDVLPPFAGG
- a CDS encoding transglycosylase family protein, translated to MSGRHRKPTTSSSAKNVAKIAVTGAALAGSGLALASQATAATDGEWDTVARCESGGNWAINTGNGYHGGLQFSPSTWSSHGGGEYAPAAYMATKEQQIAVAERVLASQGKGAWPVCGRGLSGATPRNVVEEPQPLDAPAVNGELPPPDPFAPPPPPEAAPFDALAAPLLDAPPPAPEAPAPDAPPAPENWDQGPAPAPADQWAAHDAAPAPQAAPVSYVDQIQQAIENHGLDGNVDLQAVLAQG
- a CDS encoding molybdenum cofactor biosynthesis protein MoaE; the protein is MSAVVVRVELTLETIELTEYEALVAHEAAGAVVGFAGVVRDHDGGRSVTRLEYSAHPTAQQTLEEVAAEIAATSEGVRAIAVSHRIGTLHIGDAALVAAVSADHRRAAFETCARLIDTVKDRLPVWKHQHFADGTDEWVNSA
- a CDS encoding MogA/MoaB family molybdenum cofactor biosynthesis protein; this encodes MTHSARVVIASTRAAAGIYDDRTGPLIVGWLADRGYDVTEQVVVPDGNAVASALRSALAEHVDLIITSGGTGISPTDRTPEATMSVLDYQIPGLADAIRRSGGHKVPTSVLSRGVCGVAGRTLVVNLPGSTGGVKDGLGVLDHVLEHALDQLSGKDHNR
- the moaC gene encoding cyclic pyranopterin monophosphate synthase MoaC — translated: MGLSHLDESGAAHMVDVTAKDVTKRTAVAEGTLLTRPDVVALIASGGLPKGDALATARVAGILAAKRTPDLIPLCHQLALTGVDVDFDVRDAAVGITATVRSTDRTGVEMEALTAVSVAALTLYDMIKAVDPAARIDQIQVVRKEGGKTGLWERPTE
- a CDS encoding helicase-associated domain-containing protein, with amino-acid sequence MTATSSGVPLGAWLADLDDDALIRLLQLRPDLSQPPPGTIAALAARATSRQSVKAATDSLDFLHLAVLDALLVLHADTGEVPVTEVTTLLGDRVDETPVLAALDDLRERALVWGDSAVRVVPEAAAGLPWFPGQAVVEATNHSADEIASLLEGLDQAQGDLLARLLDGSPVGRTRDAAPDTPPDRPVRRLLEAGLLRQLDNETVILPRVVGQAMRGEVPGPVELTPPELNLTTTTPADVDAVAAGAAIDLLREVELVIETLGGTPVPELRNGGLGVRDVKRLAKTTGIDEPRLGLLLELAAGAGLIAAGMPDPDPGEGTGPYWAPTVAADRFVESATAARWYLLASTWLELPARPALIGSRGPDGKPFAALSDSLYSTAAPLDRRLLLTVLAELPTGSGVDAADASRAMIWRRPRWSARLQPGTVADLLAEAHTLGMVGRGAISTPGRALLAGEPDEAVVTAMSKALPKPLDHFLLQADLTVIVPGPLERELAEQLAEVATVESAGAAMVYRISEASIRRALDTGSTASQLHAFFEKHSKTPVPQGLTYLIDDVARRHGQLRVGMASSFVRCEDPALLAQAVGSPAAERLDLRLLAPTVAVSQAPIGDVLAALREAGLAPAAEDSTGTIVDIRARGARVTAPTRRRVYRPATPPTEQTLGAIVAVLRKVAAGPFANVRLDPAMAITQLQEAALEQTSVVIGYVDPAGVATQRVVAPINVRGGQLTAYDPASGRVREFAIHRVTSVVSADSD
- a CDS encoding DNA repair helicase XPB, translating into MTDGPLIVQSDKTVLLEIDHEQAGAARAAIAPFAELERAPEHVHTYRITPLALWNARAAGHDAEQVVDALVSFSRYPVPQPLLVDIVDTMARYGRLQLIKHPAHGLTLVSFDRAVLEEVLRNKKIAPMLGARIDDDTVIVHGSERGRVKQMLLKIGWPAEDLAGYVDGEAHPIELDQNGWALRDYQEMAADSFWAGGSGVVVLPCGAGKTLVGAAAMAKAGATTLILVTNTVAGRQWKRELVARTSLTENEIGEYSGEKKEIRPVTIATYQVITRRTKGEYKHLELFDSRDWGLIIYDEVHLLPAPVFRMTADLQSRRRLGLTATLIREDGREGDVFSLIGPKRYDAPWKDIEAQGWIAPAECVEVRVTMTDNERMIYATAEPDERYKLCSTVHTKIAVVRSILERHPGEQTLVIGAYLDQLEELGQELDAPVIQGSTKNAEREALFDAFRRGEISTLVVSKVANFSIDLPEASVAVQVSGTFGSRQEEAQRLGRLLRPKHDGGGAVFYSVVSRDSLDAEYAAHRQRFLAEQGYGYIIKDADDLLGPAI
- a CDS encoding VOC family protein, translating into MTVQRVMPVLTVSDLSVAEAYAETLGLTEVMNHGWIVTLADAELRHQVSLMTKDATAPVNPSVSIEVDDVDAAYAAAVEAGLEIVHPLSDEEWGVRRFFFADQAGNVVNVLTHRT
- a CDS encoding cupin domain-containing protein; this translates as MEKISLTAVARQQLASARSASSGRSAHTVYGGHEHSLRQTLIALTAGNDLDEHESPGEATLQVIEGRVKLANSEASWEGSPGDHIVIPRSRHSLHALEDSVVLLTVVKTVGPHA